DNA from Stenotrophomonas acidaminiphila:
GTTCCGGCAGGCCGATCTGGTGGAGCTGGCGGCCCGCGAGGGCACCCCGCTGTATGTCTACGCCGCGCCGGCCATCCGCCAGCGGGTACGGGCGCTGCGCGAGGCGCTGTCCGGGCTGGACGCGGGTATCCGTTACGCGGTCAAGGCCAACGGCAACGGCGCGGTGCTGCGCCTGCTGGCCGAGGAAGGCGCGGGTGCGGACATCGTGTCCGGTGGCGAGCTCGAACGCGCGCTGCGCGCCGGCATCGCCGCGGCCGACATCGTGTTCTCCGGCGTGGGCAAGTCCGACGCCGAGATCGCGCTGGCGCTGGACGTGGGCATCGGCCGCTTCAACATCGAGTCCCGCGCCGAACTCGACGCGATCCAGCGCATCGCCGCCGCGCGTGGCGTCACCGCGGTCGCGTCGGTGCGGATCAACCCCGACGTGGACGCCAAGACCCACGCCAAGATTTCCACCGGCAAGGCCGAGAACAAGTTCGGCGTGTCCATCGCCGAGGCGCGCGCCTGGTTCGACGCGAAGGCGCAATGGCCCGACGTGCGCCTGGACGGGCTGCACATGCATATCGGTTCGCAGCTGCTCAGCCTGGACCCGGTGCGCGAGGCGCTGGCACGCATGGCCGCGTTCTGGAAGGAACTGGCCGCGGCCGGGCACGCCATCGCCAGCATCGACGTCGGTGGCGGGCTGGGCGTGCGCTACCGCGAAGGCGAGCAGGCACCGGATGCGCGCGCGTATGCCGATGCCATCCGCCAGGCACTGGCCGGCTTCGGCGGGCGCATCCTGGTCGAGCCGGGCCGCTGGCTGGTGGCCGAGGCCGGCATCGTGCTGACCCGCGTGCTGCTGGAAAAGCACGGCCAGGCACGCCGGTTCCTGGTGCTGGACGCGGCGATGAACGACCTGCTGCGCCCCAGCCTGTACGACGCGTGGCATGACATCGTGCCGGTGGGCGCCGCCGCCGGGCGCGAGGCCGCGACCTATGACGTGGTGGGACCGGTGTGCGAGACCGGCGACACCTTCGCCACCGCGCGCGCGTTGCCGCGCTGCGAGGCCGGCGACCTGGTGGCGATCCTCGGCGCCGGGGCCTACGGTGCATCGATGGGGTCCACCTACAACTCGCGGCCGCTGCCGGCCGAGGTGTTGCTGGACGGCGACCGCTACGCGGTGGTGCGCCGCCGCCAGAGCCTGGATGAAATGCTGTCCGGCGAACAGCCGGCCAGTGACTGGAGGCGGACATGACCCATCGGAAAACCCGTGCTGCCCAGGCGCCGGTCTGCGGACGTGGGCCGGCCCGTGGGCTGCCGCGGCTGCTGGTTGCGCTGCTGCTGCTCGTGCTGCTGAGCGCCTGCGCGCACCGCAATCCGCTGGCCAGGTGGGAACGTTCGCCGAACTTCGACGCGCGGCGCCCGGTGGTGGTGGTGCTGCACTACACCGCCGGCAAGACCGCCGAGGGCAGCCTGCGCACGCTGCGGACCGCCAACAGCAACGGCCCGGTCAGCGCGCACTACCTGCTGGGCAAGGACGGCACGCTGTACCAGCTGGTGGACGAGCGCAAGCGTGCCTGGCATGCCGGCGACGGACGCTGGGGCACCATCACCGACCTCAACTCGGCGTCGATCGGCATCGAGATCGACAACGACGGTTACAGCCCGTATCCGGACGTGCAGATCGAAAAGCTCATCGTGCTGCTCGACGACGTGACCCGGCGCCTGGGGATCCCGCGCCAGCAGGTCATCGGCCACGAGGACATGGCACCGGGGCGCAAGATCGACCCGGGCCCGCTGTTCCCCTGGAAGCGCCTGCACGAGGCCGGCTTCGGCATCTGGCCCGACCCGGCCGCCGGCGATCCGCCGCCGGCGTTCGACGCCTGGCTGGCGATGGCCGCCATCGGCTACCCGCTGGACGACCGCGCCAACGCCCTGCAGTCCTTCCGCCATCACTTCCGTGGCATGCGCAGCGAGGGCGCCGAGCTGGATGCCGAGGACCGGCGCATCCTCTACGGCCTGAGCCGGTCGCTGCTGCAGGCCCGGGCGCCGTCGGCGTCGACCACGGCCGATACGCCGTAACGGCACGGAGCGCGTCGATGAAACCGATCCTGCTGTGCCTCGCCCTGCTGCCGGGCATCGCCCACGCCGCTGTACCCGCCGCCGATGCCGATGCCGCGTTCTACGACGCGGCGGTGCAGCAGGCCTTCGAGCACTACCGCCTGCCGGGCCTGGCCGTGGGCGTGATCGAGGACGGCAAGGTGGTGCACGTCGCCACCCGCGGCGAGCTGGTCGCCGGCGAGGGACGGCGTGTCGATGGCGACACGCTGTTCAAGATCGCCTCCAACACCAAGGCGATGACCGCGGCGGTGCTGGCGCGGCTGGTGCAGGCCGGGCGCCTGCGCTGGGACGATCCGGTGACCAGGTACCTGCCCGCGTTCCGCATGTACGACCCGTGGGTGACGCGCAACATGCAGGTCCGCGACCTGCTGATCCACAACAGCGGCCTGGGGCTGGGCGCCGGCGACCTGATGCTGTGGCCGGAGCCCAACCACTTCAGCCGCCAGGACATCATCGCCGGGCTGGCGCACCTCAAGCCGGCCGGCAGCTTCCGCGCCGACTACGCCTACGACAACCTGCTCTACGTGGTGGCCGGCGAGGTGGCCGCGGCAGCCGCCGGCAAGCCATACGCGGCACTGGTGCGGCAGGAGATCTTCGGGCCGCTGGGCATGGACCGCTGCCAGGTCGGCGAATGGTCGCCGGCGAAGGCGGGCAATGTCGCCCAGCCGCATTACCGCCAGGACGAGCGCAACGTGGTGGTGGGGCGCGATGGCGACGTCGCTGCCGACTTCCCGTCGATGGCCGCCGGCGGCGTGCGCTGCAGCCTGGATGACATGCTGCGCTGGATGCAGGCGCTGCTCGATCCGGCGCGGGTACCGGGCTGGCTCGACGCCACCCAGCGCCGCGCGCTGTGGACCGCGCACATGCCGATGCCCATCGGCCAGCGCCTGCGCGACTGGGACAACACCCACTTCCTGGCCTACGGCTACGGCTG
Protein-coding regions in this window:
- a CDS encoding diaminopimelate decarboxylase, which gives rise to MPEAFRQADLVELAAREGTPLYVYAAPAIRQRVRALREALSGLDAGIRYAVKANGNGAVLRLLAEEGAGADIVSGGELERALRAGIAAADIVFSGVGKSDAEIALALDVGIGRFNIESRAELDAIQRIAAARGVTAVASVRINPDVDAKTHAKISTGKAENKFGVSIAEARAWFDAKAQWPDVRLDGLHMHIGSQLLSLDPVREALARMAAFWKELAAAGHAIASIDVGGGLGVRYREGEQAPDARAYADAIRQALAGFGGRILVEPGRWLVAEAGIVLTRVLLEKHGQARRFLVLDAAMNDLLRPSLYDAWHDIVPVGAAAGREAATYDVVGPVCETGDTFATARALPRCEAGDLVAILGAGAYGASMGSTYNSRPLPAEVLLDGDRYAVVRRRQSLDEMLSGEQPASDWRRT
- a CDS encoding N-acetylmuramoyl-L-alanine amidase; amino-acid sequence: MPRLLVALLLLVLLSACAHRNPLARWERSPNFDARRPVVVVLHYTAGKTAEGSLRTLRTANSNGPVSAHYLLGKDGTLYQLVDERKRAWHAGDGRWGTITDLNSASIGIEIDNDGYSPYPDVQIEKLIVLLDDVTRRLGIPRQQVIGHEDMAPGRKIDPGPLFPWKRLHEAGFGIWPDPAAGDPPPAFDAWLAMAAIGYPLDDRANALQSFRHHFRGMRSEGAELDAEDRRILYGLSRSLLQARAPSASTTADTP
- a CDS encoding penicillin-binding protein yields the protein MKPILLCLALLPGIAHAAVPAADADAAFYDAAVQQAFEHYRLPGLAVGVIEDGKVVHVATRGELVAGEGRRVDGDTLFKIASNTKAMTAAVLARLVQAGRLRWDDPVTRYLPAFRMYDPWVTRNMQVRDLLIHNSGLGLGAGDLMLWPEPNHFSRQDIIAGLAHLKPAGSFRADYAYDNLLYVVAGEVAAAAAGKPYAALVRQEIFGPLGMDRCQVGEWSPAKAGNVAQPHYRQDERNVVVGRDGDVAADFPSMAAGGVRCSLDDMLRWMQALLDPARVPGWLDATQRRALWTAHMPMPIGQRLRDWDNTHFLAYGYGWRLSDMDGQWKVAHTGTLSGMYSSLALLPDRRSGVVILINGEGEDARTALMQALLKRQTAPAAGHDVLHYAGLLERERTQRRAAGHVRPVLAPAAAVAAGEFGADAGVWADPWFGQVTLCPVGTGITFAAAKSPALRGRVMRSAGRPWVQWQGLGEDAEAWLVFSGEGAQRTLHMRAIDPDIDFSYDYQDLEFRRVGDCP